The Thalassolituus oleivorans MIL-1 genome includes the window AGCAGCAACGGTTTAATCGGTGCGTTATCGGCTCTCGGTGGTCGTGGCATTTCGGTTATTGCAGAACTTAGCAACAGCGCAGGCGATACCAACAACACCAAAGATTTAACACTCAGTGTGGTCGGTAACGACCGTCCGGGGATCGTTCGTGAAGTATCGCAAGTATTAGCGCGCTTAAACGTTAACGTATTGGAACTCACCACCAGTTGCGAAAGCGCTGAAATGTCGGCCCTGCCTATCTTTAAAAGCGAAGCTCAGCTGCGAGTGCCTGAAGGGTTTGATTCACACGATCTGGCCGACGCGTTGGAAGCTATTTCAGATGATTTAATGGTCGAGATCCTTTGAACAAGGCTCGATACACACCAACGAATTCGGCCGAAAAGCACCTGCGAATCGGCTGAGTTCTGACAGACAAAACACGTCAGCTATGAAATACTGCGCGCCGTATTAATACTCCCTACTATGGCCAGCTTTCGTGTCCCACTCTACCTCGTTACATAAGCCTTTAAACTTATTTAAAGCCGATCTCCTGCTGTTACTTGTAACCGTATTGGCGGCCATTAGCTGGATGTTTTCGAAAGAAGCGTTAGCCGAGTTTCCGCCCTTGCTGTTTATTGGCACGCGCTTCTTACTCGCCGGATTATTACTAACCATCCCTGGTTTTAAACCGCTGACCCGTTTAACCAAAAAACAGTGGAAGGCCTCCGCTGGCGTAGGCGTATTATTTGGCGCGGCCATGTCATTTTGGATAATTGGTTTGTTTTCTGCGAAGCATTTAGGCGAAGGCTCGTTTATCACCAGTTTGTCGGTCGTGTTAGTACCACTGGTAAGTTGGTTGTTATTTCGCGATAGCATTAGCCGCAGTAACTGGATCGCCCTGCCCTTGGCTTTTACGGGATTGGGCTTACTGTCTTTGCAACATGGCTTCCAGCCAGAACCGAGCCAGCTATTTTTCTTTATTTCGGCACTGCTGCTGTCACTCACCTTTATTTTAAATGGTCGCGCGGCAAGCCATGTTCCAGCACTCGCGCTAAGTGCCATTCAGCTTTCGATTGTTGGCATCGTCGCTCTATCCCTATCAGCCGCGACTGAGACTTGGCCAGATCATTGGACTGGCAATATGTGGTGGTGGCTAGGACTGAGCATTACCGTAGGCACGGCAGCTCGCTTCTTTATTCAAACCTATGCCCAAGGTATGTCGAGCCCCAGTCACGCAGCGGTGATTATGATTATTGAACCCGTATGGACGTCACTTTTTGCCGCCGCTTGGTTTGGTGAGCGCATGGAACCTAGCCAACTGTTCGGGTGCTCGCTCATTTTTACAGCGCTAGTCGTTAATCGCTGGAACGCTGTGCGTAAGTGGTTAAAACGCTCCTAGAGAACAATCCGTCCTACGTTAATCATTCGACTTTTTCGAAACATGCCGCCACACTCGTTAAACTTGGTGTAGGGATGAGAGAATGAAAACAACACTTGAACAGTGGCGTATGTTTCGCGCAGTTGTTGAACACGGTGGCTACGCCCAAGCGGCAGACGCTATTTATAAAAGCCAATCGACGATTAGTTACGGTGTACACAAGCTGCAAGAGCAACTTGGCGTGCAACTGTTAGAAGTGGAAGGTCGCAAAGCGTTTCTGACGCCCGAAGGAAAAACCCTACTGATGCGTGCCGAACGCTTACTTGATCAAGCCGAAAGCATCGACCGCGTAGCCGCATCTTTAAGCGGCGGCACGGAGTCGTTGCTGCGTGTCGCCCGAGATATGGTTTATCCATGCGAACAGCTTTTTTGTGCATTGGAAAAATTCTCCCGATCCTATCCGCATACGCGTATCGAGCTAGAAGAATTTGTTCTTAGTGGTGGCAATGATTTATTAGATGCCGATAAAGTCGATTTATTAATAACCGCTCAAGTGCCTACCGATCGCCAAGGTCAGCACATTTATCGTTGTGAATTCATTCCGGTGACGAGTGTTAATCATCCTCTACAAACCTTAAATCGTCGCGTTAGTTACGATGATTTAATCGAACACCGCCAAGTGGTACTGCGCGACAGTGGTAAAAAACGCAATGTTGATTCTGGCTGGCTAGGGGCGAATCAGCGTTGGACCGTTACTCATGTCAGCACCAGTGTCAATATTGTTAAGCGCGGTTTAG containing:
- a CDS encoding glycine cleavage system protein R codes for the protein MSTFLVLTVIADDKPGIVEQLAATITEHGGNWLESRMAQMAGKFAGILRVGIEEESSNGLIGALSALGGRGISVIAELSNSAGDTNNTKDLTLSVVGNDRPGIVREVSQVLARLNVNVLELTTSCESAEMSALPIFKSEAQLRVPEGFDSHDLADALEAISDDLMVEIL
- a CDS encoding DMT family transporter — encoded protein: MSHSTSLHKPLNLFKADLLLLLVTVLAAISWMFSKEALAEFPPLLFIGTRFLLAGLLLTIPGFKPLTRLTKKQWKASAGVGVLFGAAMSFWIIGLFSAKHLGEGSFITSLSVVLVPLVSWLLFRDSISRSNWIALPLAFTGLGLLSLQHGFQPEPSQLFFFISALLLSLTFILNGRAASHVPALALSAIQLSIVGIVALSLSAATETWPDHWTGNMWWWLGLSITVGTAARFFIQTYAQGMSSPSHAAVIMIIEPVWTSLFAAAWFGERMEPSQLFGCSLIFTALVVNRWNAVRKWLKRS
- a CDS encoding LysR family transcriptional regulator, encoding MKTTLEQWRMFRAVVEHGGYAQAADAIYKSQSTISYGVHKLQEQLGVQLLEVEGRKAFLTPEGKTLLMRAERLLDQAESIDRVAASLSGGTESLLRVARDMVYPCEQLFCALEKFSRSYPHTRIELEEFVLSGGNDLLDADKVDLLITAQVPTDRQGQHIYRCEFIPVTSVNHPLQTLNRRVSYDDLIEHRQVVLRDSGKKRNVDSGWLGANQRWTVTHVSTSVNIVKRGLAFAWLPSHWVEQDIAAGNLAVIPFEEEATRYADLYLIKAHPDSVGPAAQALYELLSSKEEFSCPNDATKAKPLAMDGSAE